The genomic interval CCTTGTTCGCGCACTCGCTGCATCCGGATCGATCGTCTGGCACTATCAGCCCGGCGCCGGCGAAGTGGACACCTCGCCGGGAGTGTGCGATCTCAATGGAGACGGCAGCCTGGATATCATAGTCTGCTCCACCGCAGGCCGCATCACTGCCGTCGATGCCCAGGGCAAACAGCAATGGTATTATGACGCGCGGCAGACGATCAGCAATCCGCCGGCCCTTTGGATGGCCCGCCGCCAGCCGCGCGTGACCGTCGTGACCAATCCCGGCAAGGTGATTTGCCTGGACGGCAGATCCGGCAGCCGATTGTGGGATTACAGCATGCCCGCGGAAGTGGACTGGGGCAGCACAGCGCCTGTGGCAGCCGATATGAACGGCGATGGCGTCGTTGAACTGGTAGTGGCTGACCGCACCGGCAACCTCATTTGCTTGTCCGATGACGGCAGCCTGCAATGGTCAGCCCGCTGTGACGGCGGCCTCAACAGCGCACCGGCGCTCGCAGACATCAACGCCGATGGAGAGATGGAAATTCTGCTCGGCTCCGCCAAATCGCCGCTGATCTGCTTTTCCCACACAGGGCAGGAGCTGTGGAGAGCGCCGCAATCCGCCGGCAGCGGATCCAGTCCGGTTGTCACCGATCTGGAAAGCGACGGCGCGCCGGAGATCGTGGTCGGCATCGAAGACGGCCTTGCCGTCTACAGCCGCACCGGCAAACGACTTTGGCATCATCGCATGAAAAAACCGGTGCACGACGCCATCGCGGTGGCGGATATCGACGACGATGACCGCAAAGAGATCGTCGTCGCGGACCTGTTCGGCCATGTGGCCTGTCTGGAAGACAACGGCGCGGTTAAATGGACCGCAAACGCTGAACAACGCGTGCGCCGCTCCCCGGCCATCGCTGATATCGACGGCGATTCGGTGGTCGAGATCCTCATCGGCGGTTACAGCGCTGCACTGCATATTTTCGACCCGGACGGGAATCTGAAAGAACGTTTTCCGCTGCACGCCTCCATGAACGCCATGCCCACTGTCGTCGATTTCAAGGGCAATGAACAAAAGACCGTTCTTTGCGCCGCAGGCAGCCGAATGTCCGCGATCTCTTGGATGGCCGGCCCGCCGCAGCGCTCCAGCCCGGCTCTATGGACTTTTTACCGCGTTGATTCCGGCAGGACCGGCTCTGATTTTATCGCAGCGCCGTCAAGACAGCCCAGGATCACAGCGATCGATTACGGACCTATGTACATCGGCGCCAACCACTTAAAAGTCACAGTAAAAAATCCCGCCTCCGAGCCCTTGCAACTGGCGCTGGCCCTGGAGGGAAACAACGCCGGCGCGCAGGAGAGCACCATCCGTTCCGCCGATTCAGTCTTCACCGCAATCCTGCCCTATTCGCTCAATGGACAATCTGCAGTCAACCTCACCTTTAAATGCCGGTTGTCCTCTGGAAAAAAAAGGCTGGCGTCGCGGGAGAAATCGTTTTACGTCATTCCCTTCGCCAAAGACCTGGCGGATCTGTCCACCACGCTGGCGGATATCGAAGCGGCGATCCCCACTCTGCCGGATCAGGCCTTCGTGCAGGAGCAACTACTGGTGCTGAACCACCGTTTCACCCGGATTGCAGAGAAAAGCCGCACAGCCGGCACCCTGCCCGTCATTCAGCGCAGCGCGCTGCAGGAGGATGTCGCTGCGCTGAGG from bacterium carries:
- a CDS encoding PQQ-binding-like beta-propeller repeat protein; the protein is LVRALAASGSIVWHYQPGAGEVDTSPGVCDLNGDGSLDIIVCSTAGRITAVDAQGKQQWYYDARQTISNPPALWMARRQPRVTVVTNPGKVICLDGRSGSRLWDYSMPAEVDWGSTAPVAADMNGDGVVELVVADRTGNLICLSDDGSLQWSARCDGGLNSAPALADINADGEMEILLGSAKSPLICFSHTGQELWRAPQSAGSGSSPVVTDLESDGAPEIVVGIEDGLAVYSRTGKRLWHHRMKKPVHDAIAVADIDDDDRKEIVVADLFGHVACLEDNGAVKWTANAEQRVRRSPAIADIDGDSVVEILIGGYSAALHIFDPDGNLKERFPLHASMNAMPTVVDFKGNEQKTVLCAAGSRMSAISWMAGPPQRSSPALWTFYRVDSGRTGSDFIAAPSRQPRITAIDYGPMYIGANHLKVTVKNPASEPLQLALALEGNNAGAQESTIRSADSVFTAILPYSLNGQSAVNLTFKCRLSSGKKRLASREKSFYVIPFAKDLADLSTTLADIEAAIPTLPDQAFVQEQLLVLNHRFTRIAEKSRTAGTLPVIQRSALQEDVAALRTDANRWLATARAAAKAGTALAIYGANPWAPFGGMEEIVEGRTWPAARKLECFGNEIESAAFNIANFSGQSMTVLISMDPLRSAADSNQVLAPAGVFSFHEVLNVPTETLDYSADALPVIGQARTLVIPAWEMRQLWINVHSDSLPAGDWRCTLRVHTLQIESQATSASLTIKRWPFSPAQPQPLRLCHWGYVHTSLLKDQPQAALEDQISHGTNVFVATGDQAPQARYDEEGNLVGAINFSTHDEYMSRHAQHGIILFFNYQTALKGPAPHFSPAWAKAYKAWLRVWVQHLQELGVGYENYALYPIDEPGLNEGLVEAFIQYAKPVREVNPSVQIYTDPVERATLQELQKMAPYVDIWCPNRNGYLLHQGAEKLAFLKSTGSTVWTYECEGNAKHQSPLGYYRAQSWLTWFRGLTGIGFWSYCTHNKNPWFMPDGGHDYLLIYSGRGVVSSKRWEAIRDGIEEYGLLVQLQKAVDAAAAKPEAAKAVAAARNILTEQASVLARYCGLDKAGTLPGMDGMAALRTLEDRRHQKITQVRNSMANAFDQLSEYSTSK